The genome window CGTACGGCAGTTAGCCGCCGCCAGTGGCAAGAAGCTTGGCGACTGTCCAACGCCGCATTAACTCAACACCCGGATGATGCTAACGCCATCCAATTGGTAGCAAGCGTAGCTCAAAAGATTGGTGAGTTTGATGTGGCAGCTAATTTGATGGTCGACGCTTGCCGTGCCGAGTCACTGCAAAATCCATCGCGATTGCAACTTACGGCGGATGCTCTGCTGAAGGTTGGGCGGGTTTTTGACTGCATGGACTTGTTAGAAGACTCGCTTGAGGTGGATCCAATGCGACACCAAGTGCGACAGTTCTTCTACAATCTATGTTGGGAAACGGAAAACCGGGTTCGGGCAATTCCGCATGGCCGATTTTTAGTTCGGCATCGTCACTTTGATTTGCGTCTGCTGCTGTCGCTTAGCTATTCCGAATCGGGGACTGATCGACTGGATTCATTCATCGAAATGGTCGATCTTCATCCGCAGGACAATCGCCCGCTTGTTGCGGAAGCCAAATTCTTATTTGATCAAGGTAAGTTCGAGCAAGCCGCAATCGTCGTCCGCAAGGTTCTTGATTCCCGCTCGGATCACCCGCCTGCCATCGTGCTGTTAGCCCGAGTGCTCGTGGCTTCTGAAAGTGATGACGAGTTCGTCGCTCTGATGAACAACGCCCCCGAAAGCGTCAAAGATTATCCAGGCTATTGGTTGGCAGTGGGAGACTGGTGCTGGTCTCATCAACTCGATCACCCGGCCGCGCGTGCCTACTGGGAGGCAACGAGACGTGATGCTGACAACAAAGAAGCCTGGGGCAAGCTTGTCAATTCGCTGACGCAGGTGGATAAGTCTGAAGCCCGACTTGATCAAGCCACAATCGAAGCGATGCAGAATCGCGTGACCTTGCTTACACGACTCAGCAATGCGATGAACCGTGTCCGCTACGTGCCATCTCGTGCAAATGCGATTGAGACCGCGGAAGTACTGGAGTCCTTAGGCCGTCTGTGGGAAGCCGAAGCTTGGGCTTCAGTTGCAATGCAATTTCCGCCAGACGAATCCGTCGATGTTAAGCGAGTCCGTGAATCAATCATCGCAATGATGAGCAAGCAAACTCCGTGGCAAATGGTGAGGAAGCACCCAGAACTCAAAGCCGATTTGGGCTGGCTCCCTTTACCTGAACTCGCTTCGGATCAGATGGTCATCGCTCGCCAAAGTAAAGCCGCAAATTTGGGGACGCGAAAACCCGGTCGCATCGCGTTGACGAATGAAGCCACGGAAAGATCATTAGATTACTTTGGACGAACCGGCGAAGACTTGGAGCGCCCTGGAATCTCATTTCACCAGACCTTGGGGTGTGGTGGAGGAACAATCGATTTTGATCTCGACGGTTGGAGTGATCTCTACTTGGCGGCAGCGGGAGGGACTCCGCCGCAACGTGATTCACAATCCAATAAACTTTGGAGAAATCAAGACGGGTTCTTTGTCGACGTAACTCATCTTTCAGAGTCTGGCGACGCTGGTTTCGGTCAGGGGGTTGCTGTCGGTGATATCAATGAAGATGGGTTCCCAGACCTGCTCGTATTGAATTACGGCCCCAACACGTTGTTAGTAAATAATGGTGATGGAACCTTTGCGAACGCTAGCGAAAGATTCAACCAAGAAGGCCGAGGAATGGATTGGTCTTCCAGCGGCGCTATCGCCGATTTGGATCAGGATGGACTTGCCGATGCGATCGTATTGAGCTACGGAAATGACCTTGCACCGGTTAGAAAAATTTGTCGGGATGGACGCCTAGTGAAAGCGTGTGGACCACTCAACTTTAAAGCCTCTCCCGATCGATGCCTGCACAATTCTGAAACAGGCAATCTCATTGACAGTACGGAGGCATGGGGGATTCCATCTGATTTAGGAAGAGGCTTGGGCGTTGTCATTGGATCCTTCGATCAAGAACCCGGTGTTGATGTTTTCATTGCGAATGATCAGTCAGTCAATCACTATTGGAATCGGTCGGAGCGAACAGGACTCACTTTTCAAGAGTCTGCAATTCTAAAAGGACTGGCATCAAACCATGGATCTCCGTACCAGGGCTCGATGGGGATAGCGAATGGCGACTTTGACCGAGACGGAGATATCGACTTTTATGTGACGAATTTTGACAAGGAGTGTAACACCTACCACGAGCAGGAAAGCAGTGGCGTGTGGCGAGACCAGACAGTCGCACAAAAACTATATACGCCTACTCTGCCATCGGTCGGATTTGGTGCTCAGGCTGTTGATCTCGACAACGACGGCTTCCTCGAGATCGTCGTGTCCAATGGACACGTCGACGCTCCCTATCCAGGTGATGACTCCGCCCCGCACGCACAACGAATGCAGATATTCCAACGCAAGTCAGACGGAGGTTTCAAGTCCATTGGCGAGTCCATCGGCGGCGAATACCTCAATTCGAATCATGTAGGGCGGGCATTGTGGACGCTTGATGTCAACCGCGACGGGCTGACCGACTTCGCTGTTACTCATCAGACAGAAAGGGCTGCGGTCCTAGTCAACCGGACCAAAAAATCGGGCAATTGGATTGGCTTTCAGTTAAGTGGACGCCACTGCTCTCGAGACGCGATTGGAGCAATCTTAGAAGTGCATTCAGGGAACCAGCGGTGGGTTACCGCACTGACTTCTGGCGACGGGTATCTGTGCAGCAACGAACGCGTATTGCGCATTGGTCTAGGTGAATTGAGTGGTGCCTGTGACGTCACCACAAACTGGCCGAATGGACAGCGGCAAACGCATGCTCAATTGCGGACGAATACTCAATGGCTGCTTGTTGAAGGAGATGGCGACGCATTCGAGCTATCCGGCGTGCCTAATGCTGAACGTGCACTCCACCAGTAGATTGAGTCCCCCAAAAATAGGAAATACGATAGCAATACTTCCAAATCCCTTTCGCAGCAGCCCAAGCAGACGGGGTGATTGAGTGGTTGGACTATCATCACTCATCATTCTCAGGTTTTTCCTAGGCATCTATTGCATCCCTAGGAAAAAGGCATGTGAATGACCATCGGGCAAAGCAACTCAACGAAATGAATACCAAACGCCACCTGCCATCACATCGCCGACATGCTCTTGGGATTCTACTGAGCTCGTGTGGGTATTTGCCCGCAGACATGGCCCAACTTTTACAGTGGCACCTCGACACAGTTCGCCGATGGATCGACAACTTCAATGCCAGCGGCACCAATGGGATTACCGATCGGCAGTATGAAGGTGGGTAACGCATTCCGCATTAAAACAAAGAAGAGACTCTGCGCGAATTGAACCAATGTATCCCAACCGTGCTTGAGCCATCCTGAGCAAACTCAAAGAGGAAGCCGGCAAAGAGCCAAGCTGCTCGACGCTCTGTCGTTATTGCCACCGCTTCCGGTTCTACTGAAAGCGTTTCTGAACATGACTACGCAAAAAACGCGATCGGGCCAAGTTTAACAAAACGCACCAGAAGATCGCCAAGTTGGTTGCTAAACCTGAACGTGACGTCGGTTCCAATAGCGAATCCGCGTTAACGTTACGGGGCGTGAAAATTCATGGTTCGCAATTGGTGGGCGAGCGAGTCAAAGCTTCAGTAATGAGAGCATCTCACCCCAGCTTACAAGCCTCCGGGTTCCAGTCAGCTGGCGGCAAGCTGATTTACCACCTTCACCGCGGCACGGTGAGCATTTAGACGTAAGTATCGGTGACTGATCACTTCATCACGACACCGACTCGTCCGGTGACCATCGCCAGCGACAATGCATCGGTCTATAGCAGCATGGAGTTTCGTCACAACGCGAAGCAGTGGGTTGACCGAGACGCGGAGCTTTTTCAAATTCCGCATTACAATCCAGAGCTCAAGCGAATTAAGCGGTTTTCGAAATAACTTAAGTACGAAGAGATGCCGATTCAGGCCTGGAAGTCGTTCGATGGTATGCTTGCATCCACGACCGCATGTAACCAACGTACTGACCCTATCCTTCATATGCATCGCTCGCAACTCAATAACCCACAGGTTCCCTGGTTGGGTGCTAAGCTTTGAAATCGTTCTCCACGATTCAAATTCAAATCGAGGGCGATGGACGCAGTGCATTGGCGGATCACTCTCCGAGAAGCAAGGCAGGCGTTAATGAATGTTAGCGCCGGAGAGCTTGGCTAGTTGTTTAGCCAGAAATACCTAGCAGGCAGGCATTTCAGCCTATTAATAGTCTGGCGGGCCAGTCCAGGTTCAAACCAGCCGCTTAGTGTCTACTGATCAGTACTTATCATTTCGTGTCAGCCATTTCGAGCCTATCATTCCGTGGCCAGCGAACGCGAACGTGATCGCCATGTCACCAACATTAGAGCGACTACCAAATTCTAGATCCCTGGGAATTGCAGGTAACCAGATTCAAATGGCTTTTAAAGGTCGCATTCATCCAAATTAAACTCACAAAGACTCCATGCAGAGCTTTGATTGCTTGGGAACCTCTGCAACCGCAGCTAAACCAATGTGACCACTCACTCAGAAGAAGCTGAGGCCTCGAGTTCCCTGGACTTCTTGGTCTGTTCGGCCAGTTCGGGATGCTCGTCTGCATAGTTTGCTACAGCGTCTGCGGAAGGAGCAGTTGTGGCACTGCTATCGCATCCCACTGCACCGATGCAGGTAACGCATGCCACAATGGCGCAAATGTTTGATAATCGCATCATCATTGTTGATCTCAAGGTTGTGTGCCTGAAAGGCCGCAAGGGAACTAAATTTTAAAACTGCGTGTTGCAAGGCCACGCGAGATAGAAGACAAGCCGCCTCTGGATATTGATTCATCAAGAGGCGGCAATGTCGTTGAGTAGAGAGTCTTACGAGTCCCTAGAACTCTTCTTCAATAACTTCTTTCGAACTACGAGTACCAAGGGCACCCCACAGTCCAAATTGACTTGCTCTGCCCCACTTATCGCTGTCCCAGTCAATGACTGTGCTGCCTGAGCCAGCTTCAATGGAGTCGGTAATGAACTTAACCGCACCATCTCCCATCAGGACATGACAACCGCCTTGGTGCCGGCTGGAGAAGCCATAGTTTCCAGACCCTGTCGCGCCACGATTCCCACAAATTTCCTTATTGGGAGGGAAGATTGTGTAGCCGCCGGTGTAGATGGCACGGCCATTGGCCCAACGGAACCCTCGCTCTTCTTCATTGCTTCCAGCGAGTCTTGCCGAATGGTTGTCGGTGTCCCAGAATTGCGGCCGAATGGGATCGATGAATCCACGACACTCCAGAATGTCGTTTTTCAGATCACCGCCGTAGTTGTTGCCGCTACCTACGTCAGCAGCTTTTGTTCGAACGTCATTATCGTTCAGACCTGTCATGATCTCGCCCATGCAGATGGTATTGGACAAGCCATCAAGAACGTCGCGAAAACGCATTCCCTTGATACGAGGAACGAAGAAACCACGACTCGTTCCCTTCAACTGGGGCACTCGTCTGCCGTCTCTCCAAGGCACACCATTTGCGCTGATAACATCCCAACCATTGTGAAAGACGAACGAGTCGCCGAGGTTAGCGGCATAGTTCGTTCGCCCTTGAGCAGGCAGCCCGACTCCTGGATCGCTGGGGCAACGAAGAGTTGGAATGTTCGTTAGGTAGGGATCATAATTCCCGATAGCGATGTGGTCGCCCAGTGAATAGTTCGGGTCGGGGCCCATTGCCTGAATAATCTCGCTTGGATTTCCAGTTGTACCAGTATCCCAAGGATTCGAGATCTGTTCCCACAAGGCCTGTTGTTCAAAAAATGGTGTTAGGCCGGGGAGGTGACTCAGGTTGTAGTCATTGTTTGCAGTGGGCGCGTCAAAAGAAGACCCGCCTGCACTCCATGACCCCGTCTGGAAAGGAGAGATCTTGTTGTATGAACTGTGGTAGTTGTGCATTGCCAAGCCAAGTTGCTTGAAATTGTTGCTGCAACTCATACGGCGAGCGGCTTCGCGGGCCGCTTGGACGGCGGGGAGAAGCAGCCCCACCAGTACGCCAATGATGGCGATAACGACGAGGAGTTCAACTAACGTGAACCCCGATTTTTTCGGGTGGTTTACCACGATTACTTTCCTATTGAAAATGGCTGACGATGTATGTGACGTCCACGAAAGGCAACTGACCCACATTAGGACGCAATGGATGACATAATTACGGAATTCCTAAACAAGGACTTTCTTTTTTCTTTACGAAAAACCAAATGTCATGAAATTAGGGTCGGTGAAGCGTAAATAGTTGTGTGGCTGGCAAGAGATGCGGAATCGAAGCCATCGCTGTCATTACCATCGTGAATACCAAGGGAAAACGGCCGCTAACCAAAGGGGGGGGGGCGCATGCTCCTGGGAATGCTAGCGTCGAGACCATCGACGTGCTGAACAGCAACGCCTTATTTCCGGGTCGAAAGTATCCAGGTAAATGTTGACGATCAGCGGACTGGCCATGCCGCCTTGCGGGCTGCGAAGCTCCGTCGCCATCCAGTCGCCTTCGTGCATCGCACCGCCGGTAAGGAGTATCACGGCGAGTGCCAGAACACTGCCATCGGTCCCTCGACGACGAATCGACGAGAGAATCAGAATGCTGTCCAACCGGTCGAAACACTTTGAGAGATCCACATCAGCGACATGGTTCAGGCTATGTCACCGGATGAACTTCGTCGCTATGAAAATTGCCTGTTGGTAGCTGCACTGGGGCCGGTAACATCGCTCGACGGATGAAAGCCAGGGGGAAAGTCGGTTGGAAGATGCCCAGCAATGCTTGCTGGTCGACTTGGTCGCGAACTGTCGGAATGAAAAGATGCCGCTTGCTGCCGCCAGCATGTGCTCAAGAAAATCGGGCCCGTGTGCAACGATTGTCGGGAAGACAACAATTCGGCGGACTGCACTGGGCCTGTAGGTCTTAACTGGGCCAGTAAGCCTTGACTGGGCCAGCAAGTCTTGTTCCGTAGTTCGTTCACCAATCGCGTCAGTTGCCCCCGATAAGTCAGCCTCAAACCCACCGACGGTTTACCTATCGATGCCAGGTGGCCACTTGGCACACCGGACTTTCTCGAACGCGCGGGCCAATGCTTGGCAGTCGAGGCGGCGGTCACGGAGGCTGTAGTAGGTTCGCTTCATGACGCTGGTTCGTGGTCTTTCGTTGGATCGTTCACCTGAAAATCGAATCAATTGGCAGTGTGGCGGTTCGCTCCGCGGGCGCCCCGTGTGCTATTCCACTAAGGGGCAATCGCGAGGCGTCGTTTGCTGAAATACTCCCACGCCGACGGACGTATCAAGCAGTGTCGCAGTTCGCCCGTGAACACTGCGGGCAGCTGCCCCGGAGTCTTTATTCTTCAAGTTGTATCGGTTGCTGCTTTGTTCGTTTCGGAGTTCTCTCCAATCACAAATGAAGCTTCTCCCTTTCCCATCCGACAGTGTTCTTTTCAAACGCAGTCGTCCGGCGCGACTTACTTGGCTACCCAGCCGCGGCTTGATACGTCGTCATCGCGGTTTTGTCCTCCAATCTGTTCCCCACTTTGACAGGACGCGACTTACTCAACATTGCGGGTTTGCCTTCGCTGCGTTCCATCGTCTTCCTGTCGCTTCCCTGGGACCCGTAGTCAACCACGGAACCCTGCCGGATCGGATTTAATTCTCCATGAACAGGGCCTGGCGGGTGACAAGCACCGACAGGTTTCAGAAGCTTCGCTGGGCAAACAAAAAACGCCCCCGGTTTAAACCGAGGGCGTTAAGCATTTTAGATAGTCAGGTCACTTGGCTTAGTAGCGGTAGTGTTCTGGCTTGTAGGGACCTTCGACTGAGACGCCCATGTATTCAGCTTGCTCTTCTGTCAGCTTGGTCAGCTTGACGCCGCAAGCATCCAAGTGCAAACGAGCCACTTCTTCATCGAGTGCCTTCGGCATCAGGTAAACTTGAACCTTGTACTTGTCGTTGTCGCGGTTTTCCCACAATTCCAACTGTGCCAGCACTTGGTTGGTGAACGAGGTGCTCATCACGAACGATGGGTGACCGGTCGCACAACCGAGGTTCACCAATCGGCCCTTGGCCAAAATGATGATGCTGCGGCCAGTGTCAGCGAAGGTGTAGCGATCGACCGCCCCCACGTCTGATGGCTTGATTTCGCTGTGAGTTGCCTTGCCTGCCTTGACTTGTGCCTCGACCCAAGCAACATCGATTTCGGTGTCGAAGTGACCGATGTTGCAAAGAATCGCGTCGTTGGGCATGTGCTTGATGTGGTCGCCCAGGATGATTTCCTTGTTACCGGTCGTGGTAACAAACAGACGACCTTCCTTACAAGCTTCTTCCATCGTGGTAACTTCGAAACCTTCCATCGCCGCTTGCAGCGCGTTGATGGGATCGATTTCCGTTACGATCACGCGGCAACCGTAGCTCTTCAGACTGTGGGCACAGCCCTTACCGACATCGCCATAGCCGCAAACAACCGCAACCTTACCAGCCAACATGACGTCGGTGGCTCGTTTCACGCCGTCTGCCAACGATTCACGACAGCCGTATAGGTTGTCGAACTTGGATTTAGTGGCCGAGTCGTTGATGTTGATCGCGGGCACTTGCAACAGTGCCTTCTTGACCAACACATCCAAACGGTGAACGCCAGCGGTGGTTTCTTCACTGATACCCTTGATATCAGCCAGCATTTCAGGGAACTGCTCGTGAACCATGGCGGTGAGATCACCACCGTCGTCCAGAATCATGTTGAGATGCTTGCCGTCTTTGAAATGCAACGTTTGCTCGATGCACCATTCAAATTCTTCATCCGTTTCGCCCTTCCAGGCGTAGACGGGAATGCCAGCGGCTGCGATGGCGGCGGCAGCGTGGTCTTGCGTGCTGAAAATATTGCACGACGACCAGGTGACTTCCGCACCGAGTTCAACCAGCGTTTCGATCAGAACCGCAGTTTGAATCGTCATGTGCAGGCAACCGGCGATACGGGCACCAGCCAATGGCTTGGCCTTGCCGTACTTTTCACGCAAGGCCATCAAACCTGGCATTTCGTTTTCGGCAAGTTGAATCTCTTTGCGGCCGAATTCGGCTAGCGAGATGTCTTTGACTTTGTAGGGCAGTCGTTCTGTAGCGACTTGTGACATTACGAACTCTCTGGGAAGGGGTTGAGGGGTAAATACTCTCGAAACTCAACAGACCGATCACAGGGACTCCCGCTGGCCCGACACTTCAGCAAAACATTGTAACTGCGTCCACAAAATTACTAGCCCAACTGACAGACCATTTCGAGCTGAAAGGACCCTTCGTCAGGAAACAGGACGCCAGCAGCGATAGAACCCTCGCTGGGATTCCGTCACGATGTTTTCAGCCGCATTATAGGGAGGCTGTCGAGCCCTACGCTCGCCAGCCCAGACAGACACTCGGCCAAAAAAGCTGCAGCCGGCGGCAGATCGGAGCCCACCGGGCTTCCCCCTTCCTCAACTCGGGCGTATCGGGCAGCGTGGCCCGTTTGCTTGGTAGCCCGTCTGCTTGCCCAGGCTGCTCGGCCAGGCGTACTCCGGAAAAACCAGCGATTCTGAGCTAAAACTAGCTGCTCAGCCAACAACTCGCTGTGTTGGCCAAATTCGCTGCGCTGGCCAAACTTGCTGTGCTGGCCAAATTTGCGGCCCTACCCAACCTTGTCGCTCTGGCGACTTGCCCTCATTGGCCCGCAACGCCTTATCAACGACAAACGACCCAAAACATTTCTGTTTCAGGCCGTCGTCGGACAAGTTGGATGCTCGCTCTGGGAATTGCTCGATACGGGAATTGCTCCCTCTGGCAAAAACGGATCCTAGTAACGGAAGATCATGTCAAAGGTCCAGCGATCCTTCATGATGTCTTCGAAATCCGTCAACGGGAATTCGTAAGCCATCCCCGCCTCGACATTGCCGCTTGGCTTGAATTTCATGCCGACGTTGTGTGTGACCACGTCGTTGCCTTCGACGGCTGTGTCACCCAGGTTCAAGAGATCCAGTCCCGATACTCCATAGGAGGATCCAGTATTGGCATCGTCGACCCAGTGCCACCACGAATTTTCAGTGAACAGATAGAACTTGTCCGTGACTCGAACGTCGAGGTGATTGTTCCAGTGAATGGTCGTGCTTTGCACCGATTGATCAACCGGAAGTTGCCAACCGACCGAGCTCATAATGTGAGCGTTGCCATTCAGCAATCGCTGGCCGCCGGTAGCGAAGAAGTGGAACTCGCCATCGCCTTGCGACTGAAGTG of Neorhodopirellula lusitana contains these proteins:
- a CDS encoding FG-GAP-like repeat-containing protein, giving the protein MFDQRKTRRRLFFRLITLFVLSGLWVIAACNRTQDQPLGDVADASVSGDPLLQMRTAVSRRQWQEAWRLSNAALTQHPDDANAIQLVASVAQKIGEFDVAANLMVDACRAESLQNPSRLQLTADALLKVGRVFDCMDLLEDSLEVDPMRHQVRQFFYNLCWETENRVRAIPHGRFLVRHRHFDLRLLLSLSYSESGTDRLDSFIEMVDLHPQDNRPLVAEAKFLFDQGKFEQAAIVVRKVLDSRSDHPPAIVLLARVLVASESDDEFVALMNNAPESVKDYPGYWLAVGDWCWSHQLDHPAARAYWEATRRDADNKEAWGKLVNSLTQVDKSEARLDQATIEAMQNRVTLLTRLSNAMNRVRYVPSRANAIETAEVLESLGRLWEAEAWASVAMQFPPDESVDVKRVRESIIAMMSKQTPWQMVRKHPELKADLGWLPLPELASDQMVIARQSKAANLGTRKPGRIALTNEATERSLDYFGRTGEDLERPGISFHQTLGCGGGTIDFDLDGWSDLYLAAAGGTPPQRDSQSNKLWRNQDGFFVDVTHLSESGDAGFGQGVAVGDINEDGFPDLLVLNYGPNTLLVNNGDGTFANASERFNQEGRGMDWSSSGAIADLDQDGLADAIVLSYGNDLAPVRKICRDGRLVKACGPLNFKASPDRCLHNSETGNLIDSTEAWGIPSDLGRGLGVVIGSFDQEPGVDVFIANDQSVNHYWNRSERTGLTFQESAILKGLASNHGSPYQGSMGIANGDFDRDGDIDFYVTNFDKECNTYHEQESSGVWRDQTVAQKLYTPTLPSVGFGAQAVDLDNDGFLEIVVSNGHVDAPYPGDDSAPHAQRMQIFQRKSDGGFKSIGESIGGEYLNSNHVGRALWTLDVNRDGLTDFAVTHQTERAAVLVNRTKKSGNWIGFQLSGRHCSRDAIGAILEVHSGNQRWVTALTSGDGYLCSNERVLRIGLGELSGACDVTTNWPNGQRQTHAQLRTNTQWLLVEGDGDAFELSGVPNAERALHQ
- a CDS encoding helix-turn-helix domain-containing protein; amino-acid sequence: MNTKRHLPSHRRHALGILLSSCGYLPADMAQLLQWHLDTVRRWIDNFNASGTNGITDRQYEGG
- a CDS encoding DUF1559 domain-containing protein — protein: MVNHPKKSGFTLVELLVVIAIIGVLVGLLLPAVQAAREAARRMSCSNNFKQLGLAMHNYHSSYNKISPFQTGSWSAGGSSFDAPTANNDYNLSHLPGLTPFFEQQALWEQISNPWDTGTTGNPSEIIQAMGPDPNYSLGDHIAIGNYDPYLTNIPTLRCPSDPGVGLPAQGRTNYAANLGDSFVFHNGWDVISANGVPWRDGRRVPQLKGTSRGFFVPRIKGMRFRDVLDGLSNTICMGEIMTGLNDNDVRTKAADVGSGNNYGGDLKNDILECRGFIDPIRPQFWDTDNHSARLAGSNEEERGFRWANGRAIYTGGYTIFPPNKEICGNRGATGSGNYGFSSRHQGGCHVLMGDGAVKFITDSIEAGSGSTVIDWDSDKWGRASQFGLWGALGTRSSKEVIEEEF
- a CDS encoding reverse transcriptase domain-containing protein — protein: MNHVADVDLSKCFDRLDSILILSSIRRRGTDGSVLALAVILLTGGAMHEGDWMATELRSPQGGMASPLIVNIYLDTFDPEIRRCCSARRWSRR
- the ahcY gene encoding adenosylhomocysteinase, encoding MSQVATERLPYKVKDISLAEFGRKEIQLAENEMPGLMALREKYGKAKPLAGARIAGCLHMTIQTAVLIETLVELGAEVTWSSCNIFSTQDHAAAAIAAAGIPVYAWKGETDEEFEWCIEQTLHFKDGKHLNMILDDGGDLTAMVHEQFPEMLADIKGISEETTAGVHRLDVLVKKALLQVPAININDSATKSKFDNLYGCRESLADGVKRATDVMLAGKVAVVCGYGDVGKGCAHSLKSYGCRVIVTEIDPINALQAAMEGFEVTTMEEACKEGRLFVTTTGNKEIILGDHIKHMPNDAILCNIGHFDTEIDVAWVEAQVKAGKATHSEIKPSDVGAVDRYTFADTGRSIIILAKGRLVNLGCATGHPSFVMSTSFTNQVLAQLELWENRDNDKYKVQVYLMPKALDEEVARLHLDACGVKLTKLTEEQAEYMGVSVEGPYKPEHYRY